In a genomic window of Chrysemys picta bellii isolate R12L10 chromosome 1, ASM1138683v2, whole genome shotgun sequence:
- the JOSD1 gene encoding josephin-1: MLSGFKSYFDIFGEETEGRKYPNSNFLWGGGGGREGKNDSYVIFASNQLLNKLKHKRVCQLEAGFACKRRDQWALVLIAEVGEKLQTPLFLTIFPQLPYEKMSCVPWKGDKTKSESPEPPQLAPLRIYHEKQRRELCALHALNNVFQDSNAFTRETLQEIFQRLSPNTMVTPHKKSMLGNGNYDVNVIMAALQTKGYEAVWWDKRRDVNVIALSNVMGFIMNLPSSLCWGPLKLPLKRQHWICVREVGGTYYNLDSKLKMPEWIGGESELRKFLKHQLRGKNCELLLVVPEEVEAHQSWRADM; this comes from the exons ATGCTAAGCGGATTTAAAtcttattttgatatttttgggGAGGAGACAGAGGGAAGGAAATACCCCAACAGCAACTTtttatggggtgggggaggagggagggagggaaaaaatgaTTCCTACGTGATTTTTGCAAGCAATCAATTACTAAACAAACTGAAGCACAAGAGGGTTTGCCAGCTGGAAGCAGGATTTGCCTGTAAAAGAAGGGATCAGTGGGCTCTTGTTTTGATTGCGGAGGTGGGGGAGAAACTTCAGACTCCTCTGTTTCTCACTATCTTCCCACAACTACCCTATGAAAAAATGAGTTGCGTGCCATGGAAAGGTGACAAAACCAAATCAGAGTCTCCTGAGCCACCACAGCTGGCACCACTGCGTATTTACCATGAGAAACAGCGTAGGGAGCTGTGTGCTCTCCATGCCCTCAATAATGTCTTCCAGGACAGCAACGCCTTCACCCGGGAAACACTGCAAGAGATTTTCCAGAG ACTGTCTCCCAACACCATGGTGACACCACACAAGAAGAGCATGCTGGGAAACGGGAACTACGATGTGAATGTCATCATGGCAGCGCTTCAGACCAAAGGCTATGAAGCAGTTTGGTGGGACAAGCGCAG GGATGTTAATGTCATTGCCCTCTCTAATGTGATGGGCTTCATCATGAATCTGccctccagcctctgctgggGTCCCCTGAAGCTCCCCCTTAAACGACAGCACTGGATCTGCGTCCGGGAGGTGGGAGGCACCTACTACAATCTCGACTCCAAACTCAAGATGCCAGAGTGGATTGGAGGTGAAAGTGAGCTCAG GAAATTTTTGAAACACCAGCTGAGAGGAAAGAACTGTGAACTTCTGCTGGTGGTGCCAGAGGAGGTGGAAGCACATCAGAGCTGGAGAGCTGACATGTGA